Genomic DNA from Caldicellulosiruptor hydrothermalis 108:
AGGTACGTTTTTTGGGTATCCTCTGAAGGCTGCAATGTTTGAATCAGCCTCAGCCCTTGGCAACGTTGGACTTTCAATCGGAATTACCCAGCCTTCCATGCCAGATGCACTGAAAATTATCTATATCTTTATGATGTGGGTTGGAAGACTTGAGTTCATGTCTGTAATTGCGCTTTTTGCATTCCTATTTAAAGAAGCAAAGGAAGGATAGAAATGAAGATGATGAGAAAATCTTGGATTGTCATAGTTATAATTTTTATTGGATTTTTTATAAAACACCTGCAAGAAACTGCATTTGCAAAACCCATTGACAGCAACACTCTTATCAATAATGCTTTTAAATATGATGGCAAAGTTGTTGAGTTTCAAGGTGAAGCAATTGGCGAAATAATGAAAAGAGGAGATTTTGCGTGGGTCAATATTCATGATGGTAATAATGCAATTGGTATCTTTATGAAATATGAAGATGCTAAAAAAATAAAATATCTGGGAAGATACAGGGTAAAAGGTGATATTGTGTATGTAAAGGGCATTTTTAATAGAGCTTGCAAAGAACACGGCGGAGATTTAGATATACACGCATATCAAATTAAGATTTTAAAAAGAGGCTATGAAATTGAAGAAAAAGTTGATAAAACAAGACTTGCTATTGGAATTATGATTTTTACAATAGGTAGTATTCTTATGTGGACTGTGTTTAAATATAAATGGTAATGGCTGGTCAAAATAAAGTTTGGCCAGCCATTTAACTTTAATTAATACCCCAACTTTTTGGCTGTTATTTTAGTTTATTTTTGCTTTTTTTCACTACAAAATACCCAAATATCCCTACTGAATCAATCATTACATCAACAGGACTTGGTCCTCTATCAGATACAAATACCTGATGAATTTCGTCCGAAATTGCATAAAGAATTGAAAAAGTAGCTGTTAATATAAAAGATTTTTTTGGATTTTTGTTGTATTCATAAAATGCTTTGTAAAACAGCATACTCAAAATAAAGTATTCTGTTACATGCGCAATCTTTCTTATTAAAAACTCAAAATTCTTTCTGTTGTTAGAATTAATCAAATCCTTACCTGTAATAAATTCTATCAATTTCTCAGCAAATATTGCTATTGAAAAGCTTTTTTGGTGCGAAACAGCCCCTTCTTGAGCTGAGAAATAAAAAATTACAGCCATCCATACAAAGACAAGCGCCCATCTTATATAAATTTTGCTTTTCATAAATACCAGTTTTCCTTTCCTATATCAAAATAAAAATTTAATACATTACAATTATACCCTTTATGTGATAAATTTCATATTAGTCAATTTAACAAACTAAAAAGAATACTTTGTTGCAAACTGCTTTAAATAAAGGTTTGAATATTTTCCATTTAAACTTAATAATTCATCATGCTTGCCTTTTTCTACTATTTTACCATCTTCAATGATATAGATAATGTCAGCATCTTTGATTGTAGAAAATCTGTGAGCAATTATCAATGTAGTTTTACCTTCCATCAAAGTACTGAGTGCTTTTAGCACTTCAGACTCTGATTCAGAATCCAAAGAAGATGTCGGCTCATCTAAAAGCAATATTGGAGCGTCTTTTAAAATAGCTCTCGCTATTGCAATTCTTTGTCTCTGCCCTCCAGAAAGTGTTAATCCTCTGTCTCCAACTTTTGCGTTATATCTTTCCGGAAGGCTTACAATAAAATCATGAATATTTGCTTTTTTGGCAGCTTCAATAACTTCTTTTTCTGTGGCATTTAGCTTTCCATATCTAATATTTTCATATATACTTCCATTAAATAAATAACAATCTTGGGGAACATATGCAAAAAGACTTCTTAACTCCCTGACAGTATAATCTGATATAGGTCGTCCAAAAATTAATATCTCACCTTTTTGGGGCTTATAAAAACCCATTATTAACTTAAAGATAGTACTCTTTCCACCACCACTTTCACCAACAAAAGCCACTTTTGCACATTTTGGAACTGTAAAAGTTATGTCATTTAGTACTTCTTTTGTTTCGCTATATGAAAAACTAACTTCTTTGAATTCCATGCAAGTACTTGAACTATTCTGATTTATTTCAGTAACCATAGAAAGACTATCACACTCTATCTCCGTATCATCCAAATGCTTCTCATCAATATCAAGTACCTCAAAAATTCTTTGTGCTCCTGCCAAAGAACTCTGCAGATTTGTTAAAAACTGTCCAACAGAACCAAAAAGCCATACCAAAGACCTCATCACATTTATACTAATCATTAAATTCCCAAATGTAAGCTTATTCTTTAAAACCAAATATCCACCAATTACTATCTGCCCAAAAAATATAAGCCATCCAGCAGAATAATTATAGGCTGCCAGTATAGCATTATATTTTACTCTTTTCAAGGAAAGCTTGTAAACAGCCATATTAGCTTGAACAAACTTTTGAAAAATTATCTCACCTATTATAAAAGCACGAATTACAAAAGCACCTGAGACAATATCTGAAAATCTCTGAACAACCTCTGAAAGCTTTGATTGAATTTTATTGCTTACAACTTTTAACGGTTTTACAAACGTTAAATTAAAAGTTAGATGAAGCAGACCTATAATCAATCCATACAAAAACAGTGCTTTGTTTACAGAAAATATTACCCCCGCCGAACCAATACCGCTGATAAAAGCCATTATCAGCATCATTAACTGCCAGGAATATGCTCCTTCTGCCACAGCAACATCGTTGTTAATACGTGACATAAAATCTCCGCTGTGCTTTTTTTCAAAGTTGTCCAGAGACAAACTTAATATTTTCTTAAATAAATTTTCTTTAATAATTATGGTAGTTTTCATTATACAGTATTCAAATAAATATCCAAACATAGGTATTATGATTAATAAAATACCAAACCATTTTGCTACAAAAAGTAGACCTTTTATAAGTCCATTTAAGTCTTTTGCAAGAATACTATCTGTCACAGTCTTCAAACCCAAAGCACCTAAAAATTAAACAAAAATTGCTGTGATGATAACACCATCAACGCAACAATATAACTTATTCCAAGCAAGGGAGTTCCACCGTTTTTCCACATAAACGAAAGAAGCCTTATTAAATTTGAATTAACTATTTTTTTCATATAGCCCCACTCCTAAGCAACTGAATTTCCTTCCATTTGACCTTCAAATTGTTTTAAATAGAGATTATAGTAAACTCCTTTTTTCTCAATTAGTTCATTATGTGTTCCCTCTTCGCAAATTTTTCCATTATCTATAACAATTATTTTGTCTACATTCTTAATTGTAGAAAATCTATGCGCAATAATAATTACTGTTTTGCCATTTACAATTTTCTCAAGCTCTGATTGAAGTATATTTTCTGAGTCTGTATCAAGCGCAGAGGTAGCCTCATCGAATATAAAAATCTCAGCTTTCCTCAATATTGCTCTTGCTATAGTGAGCCTCTGCTTTTGCCCACCTGACAAGTTTATGCCTCTTTCGCTAATTTTTCTAAAATAGCCTCCTGCTTCTTTGATAATAAAATCATGGATGTTAGCTATTTTACAAGCTTCCTCCACTTCATCTTGCTTGGCATCAAGTTTCCCATATAAAATATTTTCATATATAGTTCCCGGAAAAAGAAAAACATCCTGATTTACAACAGAAATTCTATCTCTTAAACTCTTCGAATTCCACTCTTCCAAAGGATTGCCAAGTACCTTTATTTGCCCACTTTGTGGTTTGTATAGTCCAAGTAACAACTTTATGATAGTTGACTTTCTACTGCCACTCGACCCAACAATTGCTACTTTCTCACCTTTTTTAATTTTAAAACTCACACCTTCTAAAACCGGTTTCATTGATGTATCATAAGAAAATACTACATTCTCAAATTCAACGGCATAGTCAGAATCATCCTTGCTTTGGTTTAAATCGCCAGACATTTCATCAGGATGCAATAATATCTCACTGATTCTTGATGCAGCAGCCTTTGTTTTCCTATAGTTATTTATTGCATTAGGTAAAATGTGCATTGGTGCTAAGAATATATTCATAAGTTCTGCAAAAGCTATAAGTCCACCAAATGTAAGCTTGTTTTTTATTACCATATAACCACCAAACAAAAATAAAAGAATACTGGGTGCTATTTGAATTAAACCTTTCACTGTATTCAATATAGCTGAAATTTTGGCTATCTTTAAACCCTGACGAAATACCTTTTCTAAACCCAATTTAAAAGTTTTATATATATGTGCTTCAAGTGAAAAAGCCTTTATTAATAAAGCCCCTGTTACTACATCTTGAACTGTAGTATTAGTCTCTCCCACCAAATCTTGCTGCTTTTTCGTAAATTTCTCAACAGGTTTGCTTATGTATACTGCAGCAAGTATAACTAATGGAATAATTGCAAAACAAAAAAGTGTCATCTGCCAGCTAACTAATATGCCATAAACAATTCCAATAGTAAAAACAATTGGATGATATAATATATCGTTGAGTGATTGTGTCAAAAACCCATTAATGATTGACAGGTCAGAAGACAATCTGGATATAAAATCGCCTGTTGTATTTTTTTCTATAAGGTTTATTTCAGAAACTATGAGCTTTTTGCTGACCTCTTCTCTCAAATCTTTTAAACTTTTCTCAGAAAACTTACCGTGTAAATATGCTTTAATATATTCAAGAGGAATTTTTATCGAAATAACTATAAGCGCTATTTTTAATGTGCTGATAAATAGATTAAAATCTTTTTTGACTCCTGCATCAACAAGACTTTTTTCGATTTGTATTAAAGATATATTAATAAGTGATGCACCAATAGATAAAAGAGCTACTGTTATAATTAAATAGAAATTTTTTTTGATTATCTTAAACACCTCAGAAAACTGAAAAAATCTTTTCTTTTTCATATTTTTATTAACACCTCTGAACCATTCGATTCTTTTATCTCCACAATAGCTAACCCTTTATACTTTCGAAGAGAATAAATTGCGCGTGAGATGGCTCTTAAATCTATGTCATCAAGCGCTATCTTTGCCTGTGCTTTTTTTAAGATATGTTTAAGTACAAATTTTGGTGTAACTCTCAACAAAAAGGATAGTATAAAAAGAGGGAAATATATATTTATTTTTCCTTCATGGCGGTTGACCACTATTATTCTCATATTCTTCAAAACCACCTTTTTAAGAATAAAATTTATTCAATCCCAATATACACCTTATCACCGTTTGAAGATTGAATGTTTACAATCTCACCCACAAGACCACTTTCAATAGCACTTAAAATCATATTAATATCAACACCTTCAATAAAGTTCTGAGAATTTGATTTATTGTTTTCACCTTCTTGAGAAGAAATCCTAATTCCTTTTTGGATTGACTGAGAAACCATCTTTTGAATAAACATTGGACCAGCCGCCTTTATCATGTTCTTTATAAAATCAATTGGGAGGTTTATTTTTATCTCATCATTATTTGGTGAGCTTACCAATATTTTAAGTATCCTTTCTTTATTCTTCTGCTCCGTTTTGCTAAAGTCTTTCTTCTGAATAATTTCAATCATATCATATGCCTTTTCAGCATCAAGTTTACCTTCTTCTACCATTTTTAATATTCTTAATATCTCTTCTTTCATAATATTTAATCCTCCTCTTTTAATATTTTTATAGCCTCATCAGGGCTAATCTCACCGCGCTCTAACATCTCTAAAATTTCAATTGTATCCTGTCTTTTGCCACTGTCTTTAAGTCCCAGTACCTCTAAAATACTTTCAAGTCTTGCCCTAAGTGTAGGATACGAAAGTCCAAGTTCTCTTTCCATTTCTTTAAAATTACCTCTTGTTTTTAAAAACATCTCAACAAATTGAAGCTGTTCATCAGTTAACTTCATAAACTTGTTATATTCAAAATTGTTTTCTATGGTAGTATTGCAAGACGGACATTTCAGTTTAATTATCTCAAGTCCAGACCCACATATAGGGCATCTGTTCAATAGTTTCACTCTCATCCATTGTATCACCTTTATATCTTTGTTTAAATTAATTATACTCAAAATTTTAATAAGTTGCAACTTCAATTTTAATATATTTAAAAATTTTGGATTATTAATTTTAATCTTATCAAAATGAATCTTTGCTTAAATAAAAAATGGAGTCACCTTTTTGTTTTATATGACTCCATTTGTATACAATTACAAATATAACTCTAAAATTTCATTAAAAGCTCAAGAAGCTTTCTGTCAAGCTTATGCCCGTAAAAGTCTTCATATTCAACATCTTTTCTTCCAGAGTCAATTATCCCAAAAGGTCCTCTCAAATTCCAAAGAGCAATACCTATTCCAAGGTCTTCTAAAACATCCAACACATCAGAAAGCCACTTCAAGACAACATGATGCGGTGTATTATTGTAAGCACCACCTTCACCACAAATAACACCAACATTATATTCAAATAGTCTTGCCCACTTTTGATGATGATTTTTTAAGTAATCCTTATCAATAATCTCTCCGTTTTTAAACACAAGCGGCCACGATGGCTCAGCAAATTTGTTACTCTCCTCAACCCACTCTGCCTTGTAATGGGTAAGCTCAAACGGAATGTATGCCCTGCAAGCTTGTGCCACGCCTAAACTTGTGAGCTCAAAAACAGGTTCATTGCCGTAGTCAACACCGTCAATTATAATAAGCCTCTCTTTATCAATCTCTCTTATCTTTTCAATTGTATACGTCATGACTCTTATAAAATCCTCTTTTGTCATCTCCTCTTTTGAATACTGTCTTGGTACATTTATAAGGTTAAAGCTCAAATGCTTTGAAGATATCCCTTTATACCTTTTGGCAAATGTCTGCCAATATAACACAAATAGTTCAAGAGGTTCTTTGTCTTTCCACAGATTATAGCCTTCCTTAGTTTTCTCATTCACACAATAGCCCGGCGCACCGTGAATGTTCAAACAGATATGAATACCATACTTTTGTCCCCAGACAACAACCTTGTCTATCATTTCTAAAACTTCCTCTTTTATTTCCGGCCGCCCTTCGACATACCAGTTTTTGTAGTTCATAGGTATCCTTGCAAAGTTAAATCCCCACTCCTGCATCCATTTAAAATCATCTTCAAAAAATCCATAGCTCATGTTAGGAACAAAAAGTCCAAGCATGTTAAATCCTTTGTACTTTGGAAGTTTGTTCATTATTTACCCTCCCTAAGCAAAAAATCAAAAAAGGAAAGGGCAGACTCTAATTCCCCCTTTCCTTTATATTTTAACTATTTTCATACATGAACTTCCTCTAATTTCTTTACTTTATCTATCAAATCTTTCACCTCAGAAAGTTTTTCTAATATTAGCATTACTGATGAAATTGCATCATAGTAGAAAAAGTAGTCAATACCTTCTTCTAAAATAACTTTCATATAATCTCTAATCTCATTACCCGTATATTTCACAGGTACATTCAAAAGCCTGTCCACATCATTCAAAAATGCCTTGAAAAACTCAGGAAGTATAATATGATTATTGCCGAATTTTTTCATCTCAAGCCAGGCAAGAAGCATCTTGAGCTTTTCGCCGTACACTGTGCAGTCTCCCAGCATCATGATAAAGTGTTCTCCCTGCCGGTCAATCAAAAACCCTGCATCATACTCATTCTGCACACACATATTTTTCAGATTCTCTATACACTGCTTTGAACCACCACTTATCAAGGTAGTCTTTAAGCCATATCGCTCAGAAATCTTGTCAAAAAGTGAAATTATGGATTTGTCTTCCGAAACTATGCAAACTTTTAGCCCTTTGAACTTGGAATTTTCGAACGTCTCCTCAAGCCTCGAAAAATACATCTCAAGCGGTGATGAGACAAGTTCATTGACAAAATTGATGTTTGAGGATGTCCTGAAATCGCATGTGACAAACAGGTTTTCAATCTTTCTTTCAAGCAACTTGTCAATGTTAATGCCATTTTGGTCAAATATCTCAATCCTTATGCTATTTCCTCTTGAGCGCACATAAATGCCTGCATCGTAATAGTCCTTGACAATGTATCTGAAGATTGGAAGTATTATTCCTCTTGTTCTGTAAAGCCTTGCACCTGTTATCTGGCAGCCTGTTTCAATAGCTTTTCGAATAACGCTGCTCTTTTCTGTATAGTCATCGCCAATTAAAATCCTTGCGTTTTTGTCAAAGACAGAACCGATAGAATTTCCAAGTTTTATACCAAACTGGGGTGTTATCTCCTGATTAAAATCACCTGTAATTCCACGAACCCAAAACACGCTCTTTATTACCTCTGTTCCCCAGTAGATGTTTTCGTCTATCACTGTGCCAGACTCAATTGTTTTTTCAGGCCAGATTTTGGCTTCTGCTTTAACCTCAACAAAATCTTTCAAAAGGTTGTTTTCGCCCACAACTGCCTTTTCAGAAACTCTTACATAGTCTTTCAAAATGGATTTGCTGCAGATGATACAGCTTTTCAGCTCACAGTTTTTGCCTATGAAACTGCCGCTCCACAGTATAGCCCTCTCAAGCTTGCTTCCTTTTGCAATCTTTACACCATCACCAATTACACAAAACTCGCCTATTTCAACATCGTCTTCTATTTCACACTCACTTCCAATAAACACACTTTGACTTATCTTTGCGTTTGATGAAATGTTGGAATCCTTAGAAATTTTGGGACTTTTCAGATCAAGGTCAAGTATTCCACCCAGCCTGAACACATCCCTGTGAGCTTTGATGTAGCTTCCCACATCACCAATGTCACACCAGTACCCGTCCATCTTAAACCCAAACATGGGCACTTTTTCTTTCAAAAGTTTAGGGAACAAATCCTTGCTAAAATCAAATGGTTTGTCATCTTCTATATAGTCAAGTATCTCTGGTTCAATTATATATATCCCTGTGTTTGCAAGGTTTGAAAAGACCTCGCTCCAGGAAGGCTTCTCAAAAAACCTTTGAATCCTTCCTTCTTCGTCTGTAAGAACAATTCCATACTCTATAGGTATTTCAACCTCTTTTAATACAATTGTGACCTTGCTGCCTTTTTTCTTGTGAAACTCTATAGCTCTTGTGAGGTCTGAATTT
This window encodes:
- a CDS encoding VanZ family protein, coding for MKSKIYIRWALVFVWMAVIFYFSAQEGAVSHQKSFSIAIFAEKLIEFITGKDLINSNNRKNFEFLIRKIAHVTEYFILSMLFYKAFYEYNKNPKKSFILTATFSILYAISDEIHQVFVSDRGPSPVDVMIDSVGIFGYFVVKKSKNKLK
- a CDS encoding ABC transporter ATP-binding protein; this encodes MTDSILAKDLNGLIKGLLFVAKWFGILLIIIPMFGYLFEYCIMKTTIIIKENLFKKILSLSLDNFEKKHSGDFMSRINNDVAVAEGAYSWQLMMLIMAFISGIGSAGVIFSVNKALFLYGLIIGLLHLTFNLTFVKPLKVVSNKIQSKLSEVVQRFSDIVSGAFVIRAFIIGEIIFQKFVQANMAVYKLSLKRVKYNAILAAYNYSAGWLIFFGQIVIGGYLVLKNKLTFGNLMISINVMRSLVWLFGSVGQFLTNLQSSLAGAQRIFEVLDIDEKHLDDTEIECDSLSMVTEINQNSSSTCMEFKEVSFSYSETKEVLNDITFTVPKCAKVAFVGESGGGKSTIFKLIMGFYKPQKGEILIFGRPISDYTVRELRSLFAYVPQDCYLFNGSIYENIRYGKLNATEKEVIEAAKKANIHDFIVSLPERYNAKVGDRGLTLSGGQRQRIAIARAILKDAPILLLDEPTSSLDSESESEVLKALSTLMEGKTTLIIAHRFSTIKDADIIYIIEDGKIVEKGKHDELLSLNGKYSNLYLKQFATKYSF
- a CDS encoding ABC transporter ATP-binding protein, which encodes MKKKRFFQFSEVFKIIKKNFYLIITVALLSIGASLINISLIQIEKSLVDAGVKKDFNLFISTLKIALIVISIKIPLEYIKAYLHGKFSEKSLKDLREEVSKKLIVSEINLIEKNTTGDFISRLSSDLSIINGFLTQSLNDILYHPIVFTIGIVYGILVSWQMTLFCFAIIPLVILAAVYISKPVEKFTKKQQDLVGETNTTVQDVVTGALLIKAFSLEAHIYKTFKLGLEKVFRQGLKIAKISAILNTVKGLIQIAPSILLFLFGGYMVIKNKLTFGGLIAFAELMNIFLAPMHILPNAINNYRKTKAAASRISEILLHPDEMSGDLNQSKDDSDYAVEFENVVFSYDTSMKPVLEGVSFKIKKGEKVAIVGSSGSRKSTIIKLLLGLYKPQSGQIKVLGNPLEEWNSKSLRDRISVVNQDVFLFPGTIYENILYGKLDAKQDEVEEACKIANIHDFIIKEAGGYFRKISERGINLSGGQKQRLTIARAILRKAEIFIFDEATSALDTDSENILQSELEKIVNGKTVIIIAHRFSTIKNVDKIIVIDNGKICEEGTHNELIEKKGVYYNLYLKQFEGQMEGNSVA
- a CDS encoding SHOCT-like domain-containing protein — its product is MKEEILRILKMVEEGKLDAEKAYDMIEIIQKKDFSKTEQKNKERILKILVSSPNNDEIKINLPIDFIKNMIKAAGPMFIQKMVSQSIQKGIRISSQEGENNKSNSQNFIEGVDINMILSAIESGLVGEIVNIQSSNGDKVYIGIE
- a CDS encoding DUF2089 domain-containing protein, which codes for MRVKLLNRCPICGSGLEIIKLKCPSCNTTIENNFEYNKFMKLTDEQLQFVEMFLKTRGNFKEMERELGLSYPTLRARLESILEVLGLKDSGKRQDTIEILEMLERGEISPDEAIKILKEED
- a CDS encoding glycoside hydrolase family 5 protein → MNKLPKYKGFNMLGLFVPNMSYGFFEDDFKWMQEWGFNFARIPMNYKNWYVEGRPEIKEEVLEMIDKVVVWGQKYGIHICLNIHGAPGYCVNEKTKEGYNLWKDKEPLELFVLYWQTFAKRYKGISSKHLSFNLINVPRQYSKEEMTKEDFIRVMTYTIEKIREIDKERLIIIDGVDYGNEPVFELTSLGVAQACRAYIPFELTHYKAEWVEESNKFAEPSWPLVFKNGEIIDKDYLKNHHQKWARLFEYNVGVICGEGGAYNNTPHHVVLKWLSDVLDVLEDLGIGIALWNLRGPFGIIDSGRKDVEYEDFYGHKLDRKLLELLMKF
- a CDS encoding sugar phosphate nucleotidyltransferase, which codes for MKGVIMAGGSGTRLRPLTVSLPKPMIPFFGRPVMEYAVKLLKTHGIFEVATTLQYHPDKIINYFEDGQKWGVRIQHFVEDRPLGTAGSVKNAKGFLDETFVVLSGDGITNSDLTRAIEFHKKKGSKVTIVLKEVEIPIEYGIVLTDEEGRIQRFFEKPSWSEVFSNLANTGIYIIEPEILDYIEDDKPFDFSKDLFPKLLKEKVPMFGFKMDGYWCDIGDVGSYIKAHRDVFRLGGILDLDLKSPKISKDSNISSNAKISQSVFIGSECEIEDDVEIGEFCVIGDGVKIAKGSKLERAILWSGSFIGKNCELKSCIICSKSILKDYVRVSEKAVVGENNLLKDFVEVKAEAKIWPEKTIESGTVIDENIYWGTEVIKSVFWVRGITGDFNQEITPQFGIKLGNSIGSVFDKNARILIGDDYTEKSSVIRKAIETGCQITGARLYRTRGIILPIFRYIVKDYYDAGIYVRSRGNSIRIEIFDQNGINIDKLLERKIENLFVTCDFRTSSNINFVNELVSSPLEMYFSRLEETFENSKFKGLKVCIVSEDKSIISLFDKISERYGLKTTLISGGSKQCIENLKNMCVQNEYDAGFLIDRQGEHFIMMLGDCTVYGEKLKMLLAWLEMKKFGNNHIILPEFFKAFLNDVDRLLNVPVKYTGNEIRDYMKVILEEGIDYFFYYDAISSVMLILEKLSEVKDLIDKVKKLEEVHV